Below is a genomic region from Ziziphus jujuba cultivar Dongzao chromosome 7, ASM3175591v1.
GCTAGCTACCCTTGAAAAATTTGAACCTTTTTTTGGATTCATAGACAGGGGTTTGCATATATATTGTTCTACTGATTCCCAGGTTGCAGTGTATATCTCATATAAGTTTGTCAATATGAAGATTACTACTTGCAATGTACAATGGAGTGCAAATTTGTGCTGATCTGACAGAGAACACAGCTCTTAGTAATCTATGTCGTAATGTGGAGGTTACTGTTATCATGTTTCTtgtacattttcattttttcctttgtaTATTAGAAATACAAGTCTACACCTGCTAAGTCGGAAAAAAGATAATAGGCAATACAACTTTCATTTGGAGCAGGCTTCAACAATGGAATGAATCAATTCTAAAAAACTACGGTATTTGATCAAGTTTTAATCATAAGTTGTAATGTATATCATTGATGCATGCTGTACAGGTATCTTTGTTGGGGGAAGCAAGGTGGTTCACTTTAGACCAGAGAGAATCTTGAATTCAAGCACTGAAACGTCATCTGACTATTATGAGGAATCAATGTCAAACCCATGTCCAACTTTCCCTGATTGTGGATTCAGACAACCCAACAGTGGCGTTGTCCTCTCTTGCCTGGACTGCTTCCTTAGAAATGGATCTCTCTACTGTTTTGAGTATGGGGTTACCCCTTCAGTTTTCATTGCCAAAGTAAGGGGTGGTACATGTACCACTGCAACATCGGATTCACCTGAAACGGTTGTCCACCGAGCTATGTATCTTCTTCAAAATGGATTTGGTAATTATGATGTGTTCCAGAACAACTGTGAGGATTTTGCACTTTACTGCAAAACTGGCCTTCTGATAGTAGACAAACTGGGTGTTGGAAGAAGTGGCCAAGCTTCTTCTGTCGTTGGTGCTCCACTGGCTGCAATTCTATCTTCCCCTCTTAAGTTATTGATGCCAAGCCCAGTAGGTGTAGCTACAGTAACGGCTGGGATGTACTGCATGAGCAGGTATGCCACCGATATAGGTGTTCGAACTGATGTGATCAAGGTGGCAGTGGAGGACCTGGCTGTGAACTTGGGTTGGGGTGACCAGCATGAGGAGGAAGTTCCTGAGGATGACGATTCTTCAAACAAACAGCTTATCCAGCTGATGTGAATTTCATCCTCCTGCAAATGAAGCTGGACCTATAAATTATTGATAGCCAGTGTTGGTAATAAGCATTTTCTTGACATTAATGCCTGTTAGTCCTGATGTGCCTGCTTTCCTTTCCCTACTCTACGATTCTCGTCCCCTTACATTTTATGTAAATCATACAATTGCTTTGTGGTTGATTATGCATGGAATGATGAAAGCAAACGTGTCTGGTTTTTATTGGGTTGTCTGATGTAGGAAGATTAGAATTCTTGACATTTTTCAACTTGGGTTAGTTctcaattttccaaatataggAGGCTCAATTCCTAAACTATGTGCCTTATCTAAACTTCCGTACTCTCAAAACTAACACTCCTCCAATCAAACACTTCAACCTTAGCCAGACTGTTCGTACAAGCCTGAagcagtggcttttattttattctgaaCTTGGTCTCCTATTTGTCAatccttgttattattattgttatgctAATTCTTGTTTTATTGGGTTGTGATTTATACATCACAATAATTTAGATTAGTCATCATGCTTTATTTTTAGGAAAACCATAGATCAAGATTTCTTATGCAATCGCTTTcacctaatttttttattttagtttatttcggTTAACTcgtatataattcattaagaGTTGCGTGTATAGAAGATGCCTATTCATATGTTATCGTAATCAAACCCTATCATCTGAATTTGTAGTTACCATATTGCCATAAGTTCACTTTTACTTGTATCTACAGAATCCATaaatagaaggaaaaataataaataaataaaattaagtagGAATTCAAAATTGTTACCTACCTATCTATAATAAAGATAATAGACAATGTAAAGGTAAATTAGGTAAAttaggcaaatttttttttttttttttttggtaatattatgGGTTTTTTACCATTAGGTTGTCTCCACATAAGTAGATTATATGCTTCAAGTCATTGCGCATATATACCAGATACTAATTTTTGTGTATAGacgaacaaattttttttttttttaaaaaaaaggaaaagaaaaattataaagacGGAAAAATCTCCTTAATTATATAGTTAAGGGAAAGGGACAGACGTGGACAATTTTAACCTATTTATCTCTATTTTATCGATggaatatatttatcaatacaaAAAGAAACCCCAATAAAAGTGATTCCTTTTCAatgtatgctttttttttttttttttttgaaatacctTTCAATGTATGCttgtaaaatacaaaattaacttGCTTTCGAAAataatacatgtatatatgtttatatatatatatatataaaattaaccgACACCAGATAAGTATTGTCGTTGCCCACTTCTTTTACCAAGTCACTAAACTGTCAGGACGTCGCCGTTTAGCTCCCGCCAATATCAATTtcctttttctccatttttgctgaaaaaaaaaaaaaaaagtaaaaattgcatttttggagaTTGTTTTTGGGGGCTAGAAGTTGTAGTTAACAGTTGTGATTGTGGTTGGGTTAATTAGGGATTAGTTTCATCGTCAATCGAGCTCACCATCATTAACCCCACGAACAGAAAGATACAGAAAACCAATCAAAAGCACTGtgttcttttctgttttttaattcTTGGTTTTTGGGTTTTGCGTCGAAACCCATCAAATCCACAATCGCCGAACTCTACAATCCACCCCCTGCATAAACTTTGAGCTTATCCTAGTCAAAAATCCCATCTgggaaatttttaattttataattttgatttcgAACCGTAAGTTTCTTTGAATCAGAACCCAGAAATTTGTGGGTTTTTTCTGAATGGCGAATCTGTACGTGAAGGCGGTGCCACCGGCGGATCTGAACAGGAATACGGAGTGGTTCATGTACCCAGGGGTGTGGACCACCTACATCCTCATCCTCTTCTTCTCTTGGCTTCTTGTCTTGTCCGTCTTGGGCTGTTCTCCTGGCATGGCTTGGACCATCGTCAACCTCTCTCACTTCGTTGTATGTATCtgtgtctttctttctttccttctctgTATATGACTCGGTTCTTTTTGCATGGTCATTTTTAGGTAATGGGTTTTGGTTGATTTCTgtatattttgttattgaatGTTCAATTGTGTCTTTGGTTTgctaactcatttttttttttcactaaacGATGTTGTTTTTAttcgattttattttattttatttaataggaAGTGAGccatattgttattattctggCTTGTTTCTCTTATGCACTTTCTTTTAAATGTATACAccactttaataataataataataataataatactcgGGTTGTGTTTGTAATTCTTATTCTGTGTTTTCAGATGGTCTAGTTTTGGTTTCGTGTGATGGACGAAGTTGTGATTTTCTTAATGAGGTAGAATGGTTTCATTTTTGGTTATTGAAATGAGATTATAAGTTTGGGTTTGCACTATGCTTGTCAGGGCAAAtaagattttgatttttaaatatgttaattGGTTATAAAACAAGGTTCAGTATTTTGAGGCTTTAATACAGGCATAGTTTACTGTAATAGCGCAGTTTGTTTGTTAAGGCAATTGAATGGAAGTAAGGATATAAAATCTtacacatttttctttttaatctagTTGAACAATGAAAACGTGTCTTAACTAAGCTAAGCAGTTTATTGAGACTCTTTTTAGAGTTGTTTTCACCTAAAATGATAAAGAGCTCATGAAGAGACAGTAAACCTAATGAATTCCGatgttcactttttattttcctagcCTTTTGCCGCATCAACTTCATAGTTGATATACAGAAGTCCATAActgatttttaattcttttaagaaCCTTTTCTTGTTCATTGATATATTTCTTGTCTTCTAAAGCTTGGTTAAGTTCATTAGCATCTCCACATATTGGGATTGAGGGATTTGACTCTTCTTCTCTTAGGTCACTTATCACTTCTTCCACTGGAAGAAAGGAACTCCATTTGCAGATGACCAGGGGATCTACAATGGATTGACTTGGTGGGAGCAGATTGACAGTGGAAAGCAGCTTACCCGCAACAGGAAGTTCTTAACAGTTGTACCTGTGGTTCTGTAAGTTTATTTTCAAGATATACTAATATGGAAAATTGGAATTTTGACAGTAAGATTAGTGTTGTACAGCCTTTTTGGCGGCTTAATTTCTGATGATGGTTAAGTTATCCCGCTTTGAATTGTTTATTTTGTCTTTACTTTACATGTAATGTTTCTGCAATAGTTTAATTTTCCCCTAGAGGTTATCATTTAGTAATGTTTTTGCCATGTTATTGTATGATGTTTTTAGATTTGAATTTTACTCGTGTTAGCTAGTTCCGGTATGGAAACCATTTGCTTTCTTATTGCTCTCCTTAGTGGTTAGAGAAGATCTAGGATCTATTGAGGCTCTGTCCTCTGCCTTTTTTTCTTCATGTTATATTCATTTTGGTGTGCAGGCGATTTCTCCATGATAAATTTACTTGGatattattcatataatattttttctaaatgcCATGGTTAATTCTTGTTCTTTGAATTTCCCCCTGTTAGGTACTTGATAGCGTCACACACAACTGACTACCAACACCCAATGCTCTTTTTCAACACTGTTGCAGTGATGGTGCTGGTGATTGCCAAGTTTCCCAACATGCACAAGGTCCGGATCTTTGGGATCAATGCAGATAAGTGAATTAtgctttacaaaaaaattaaaaataaaaaaataaaaaaatggacgGTTTTAATTGACTTGTTGAAAGAGCCTGTGATACTTCACTCGTTGTGGtggaaaagttatatatatatctctctctctcgctgtATAGAAGTTGGGACTGGAAGGATATTCAAATATGTAATGCTTTTTATTTGTGCTGACTGCTTTCGAAACTGTCTCCTCGTTGATGATGACGGAATAATTGTATTGAGCTATTTTTGTACAGTAGAGAAATTTTATGTATCTGGTGTAGCACGGTTATATTGGGAGGAGTCTTCACATATTTTGACTCGGTTTCTTTTCATAATTTCCTTGTGTGAGATGGTTTTCCGCTCTGTAAACCTCGAATTTGTAGACTTTCAACCTTTTCAAAAGGCTATTAACAATATGGAGAGTGGAAGGTACTTGGAGTTTTTTGTTACTATGTCTTGAGAATATGTAAATACGGCAACTAGCTGGGTTGGCAGATATTGGTGGGTGTGGTTGGCACTCTTTTTCCAACTAATGTGTTCGGGAGATTTCATGGTTGTCCACGTATGTACTATGGACTGGATTGGGGCCTTTTATCTGTCTTGTTAATAGGTCTTACGTATGTTGGGTTGCTTGCAAAAAAAGTCTAGGATATGCTTGTTGAATAGTCGCTAAAATGCCCACAAAGGGAAAGGTTCTAtattagaattttgaaattgctaATCAATTTCATAGTAAGAAAACTATACCGCATAATTGTCGTCAATCATAGTAGGCCGTCAACATTTGTTGGCTGGAAAACTTTAAGATAAACCGACTGCTCAGCTAATGTAATCCCTCTCACGCCAACATCCAAATGAGTtaaatctttttcattttgtccttttttttgcttttttctattttttcagaTGATGGCCgctcaaaataataattaattaatttattgataatatGGATGCATCATTGATCAAAACTCTAAATTGcatttataattaaacaaacaaaaaaacacgCAGATGTTATAGATCTGGTGCAAATGTGGCTTGGATTGACCAGAGACTTG
It encodes:
- the LOC107423628 gene encoding protein LEAD-SENSITIVE 1; the encoded protein is MGLFTNRVERSEIKPGDHIYTYRAVFAYSHHGIFVGGSKVVHFRPERILNSSTETSSDYYEESMSNPCPTFPDCGFRQPNSGVVLSCLDCFLRNGSLYCFEYGVTPSVFIAKVRGGTCTTATSDSPETVVHRAMYLLQNGFGNYDVFQNNCEDFALYCKTGLLIVDKLGVGRSGQASSVVGAPLAAILSSPLKLLMPSPVGVATVTAGMYCMSRYATDIGVRTDVIKVAVEDLAVNLGWGDQHEEEVPEDDDSSNKQLIQLM
- the LOC107423682 gene encoding uncharacterized protein LOC107423682, which codes for MANLYVKAVPPADLNRNTEWFMYPGVWTTYILILFFSWLLVLSVLGCSPGMAWTIVNLSHFVVTYHFFHWKKGTPFADDQGIYNGLTWWEQIDSGKQLTRNRKFLTVVPVVLYLIASHTTDYQHPMLFFNTVAVMVLVIAKFPNMHKVRIFGINADK